Within the Phaseolus vulgaris cultivar G19833 chromosome 9, P. vulgaris v2.0, whole genome shotgun sequence genome, the region GGAATGGAGAACACCCAGCAAGGAGGCCAAGGCCAATCGGGACCCTACGCCGGTGCGGCCGCCGGAAGTGCAGGTGCAGCTGCAGGAGCGCCCCCCTTCCAGCACCTCCTCCaccagcagcagcagcagcttCAGATGTTCTGGTCCTACCAACGCCAAGAGATCGAGCACGTCAACGACTTCAAGAACCACCAGCTACCCCTCGCTCGCATCAAGAAGATCATGAAGGCCGACGAGGACGTCCGCATGATCTCCGCTGAGGCCCCAATCCTCTTCGCCAAGGCCTGCGAGCTCTTCATCCTTGAGCTCACCATCCGCTCCTGGCTCCACGCCGAGGAGAACAAGCGCCGCACCCTCCAGAAGaacgacatcgccgccgccatCACCCGCACCGACATTTTCGACTTCCTTGTTGACATCGTCCCTCGCGACGAGATCAAGGACGATGCTGCGCTCGTCGGGGCCACTGCTAGTGGTGTGCCCTACTACTACCCTCCCATTGGCCAGCCTGCCGGCATGATGATTGGCCGTCCCGCTGTTGATCCCGCCACTGGAGTCTACGTCCAGCCCCCGTCCCAGGCCTGGCAGTCAGTCTGGCAGTCCGCTGCCGACGACGCCTCCTACGGTGGCGCTGGCGGAGCCGGTGCCCAGGGGAGCATTGATGGCCAGAGGTACATAACTCACTTCTCACTTATGTCCTGTTTGATCTTGAAGAAACAATGAGAGATGAAATGCAGACAGAGAATAAATAAGTTGAGGAATGAATAATATATACAACTAAACCTAAATCTTTAGATGTTCAATAGAACAAAAGTAGGTAGGATAAAATTCTTCTTCCTCTCTTTAATCAAACTAGGTAAAGTGTTGTATTAGATAAAATTTAATACTTCAACAGTGGAACacagattatatttttttcatcttatgGAAGTACGGGTTGAAGAGTGTAAAGCACTACATTGGTAAATCTGTACATGCATGATGAGTTCCTCTTCCAAAATACTTGTGAATCAATCTTGTGCTAATTAAGATCTCCGAACCAATCAACTCTGTTCCGGAGTAGTTATGTATAAAGTATCAGAATTCATAGCAGAATTCAGAATTTTTTAGAAAGAGACGATTTTTATTAAGATAGACGAACTAATTCAGAATTTTTTAGAAagagttgattttttttaagatagcCGAACTAATTCAGAATCTTTTAGAAagagttgattttttttaagatagcCGAACTAATTCAGAATCTTTTAGAAagagttgatttttttttttcagatagCCGAACTAATTCAGAATTTTTTAGAAagagttgattttttttaagatagcCGAACTAATTCAGAATTTTTTAGaaagaattgattttttttttcagatagCCGAACTAATTCAGAATTTTTTAGAAAGAGAGTTGATCTTTTTTTCAAGATAGCCGAACTAATTCAGAATTTTTTAGAAAGAGAGTTGATTTTTTTCAAGATAGCCGAactatttacatttattttataatactcTAACCTGCATCAGTCTCAAGATCTTAGGCATAATTTGTAGTGATGTAGCTCCGTACCTCCGAGGTATAGGAAAAGATACCAACATAATTTGTAGTGATGTAAATAATAGATACCTCCGAGGTATAGGAAGAGATACCAACATAATCTGTGGTgatgtaaataataaataccTCCGAGGTATAGGAAGAGATACCAACATAATCTGTGGTgatgtaaataataaataccTCCGACGCGACGGAAGAGATACCAACAGGAAACTTAAAACTAATCTAGTCAAATAAAATCCCAAAATATAAGGAACTAAAGATATAAACAAATAGTTGGTCAATTATATTCTTGAAAAAAAGCTAATTAATAgagagatttaaaaaaaattaaattaaattacaaatagaaaaatatttagaaacaGTGTCcctctaatttaaaatttaattgaaacAATGTAATAACTGTTAGAAAAAAGCTAAAGAATAACTTTTATTGGAACATAAGATATTATATGTTTCCGAGCATAAGATATTATATGTTTCGAAGCCTTATATATAATATAGGTGTTCATTTGAGTTCTAATAAGTGGTCGTGTGTCACTTCAATGTTGGACATTACCATGTTTTATGAGTGTCACACAAAAGACTTCTCCATGTCTCACCGTGACAATCCCACAATCACACTCATTGGGTAAAAATTCAAAGCTGTGATCTGTGCCTATCACCAAAAACATATATCTTCAAACTTGTTATtgtcatattttaatattac harbors:
- the LOC137820508 gene encoding nuclear transcription factor Y subunit C-1-like; amino-acid sequence: MENTQQGGQGQSGPYAGAAAGSAGAAAGAPPFQHLLHQQQQQLQMFWSYQRQEIEHVNDFKNHQLPLARIKKIMKADEDVRMISAEAPILFAKACELFILELTIRSWLHAEENKRRTLQKNDIAAAITRTDIFDFLVDIVPRDEIKDDAALVGATASGVPYYYPPIGQPAGMMIGRPAVDPATGVYVQPPSQAWQSVWQSAADDASYGGAGGAGAQGSIDGQS